The following DNA comes from Nitrogeniibacter aestuarii.
ACCGGTCAAGACGGGCGACGCTACGGCGCCTGAGTACGCGGTGGCGGGCACACCCTATCGCTACACCATGACGCTCGAGGCGCACGACAAACCCTGGCTGCTGGCGCTCGACTACCCCGGGCCGGGCGTTCAGAACGCGCGCTACGCCACCGACTATCGATTACTCGATTCCAAGCGCATTCAGCAACGCACGCGCTACACAGCCGAAAGCTATCCGGAATCCCGAGTCGGCCTGAACGAATCGCAAAGCACGCTCGTCGTTGCGTTAACGCTCCCGCCAGAGCGCAACCCGCGCACGGTCGAACTGGCCCGCACACTTCGTGCAAGCCACGAGTCACCCGAAGCCACCTTGAATGCAGCCCTGTCGTGGATGCGCACCGCAGGTCTCAACTACACACTCCGTCCGCCGACACTCGGCCTGAATACGGCTGACGAGTTTCTGTTCGACACCAAGCGCGGGTTCTGCGAGCACTTCGCCAGCAGCTTCGTGATTCTCATGCGCGCGGCCGGCATTCCCGCGCGCGTGGTCACCGGTTATCAGGGCGGAGAACTCAACGCGTATGACGGTCATCTGGTTGTTCGTCAGTCCGATGCCCATGCCTGGTCCGAGGTCTGGCTGGAAGGCCGCGGCTGGTTGCGTGTCGACCCGACCGCTCAGTCACATCCGGCACGGCTCGACGACGGCCTGGCCGCGGCTCTGGGCGCCAATGACGCCATCCCCCTGTTCATTCGCCCGGACATGCAGTGGCTCAGGGATTTGCGCCAACGGTGGGACTTTGTCAACAACGCCTGGAATCAATGGGTCCTCGGGTACGATCAGGCGCGACAGCAAGACTTCCTGAGCCGCCTGGGACTCGAGAAAGGCAACTGGCCACAGCTGGCGGGCGTTCTGCTTGGCATGAGCGCGCTGATCATGCTGACTCTTCTCTGGTGGGCACACCGCACGCAACGGGAATCCGACCCACTGCTGCGCCAATGGGCGCGATTCGAACATAAACTGCGTCGAGCCGGCGTTCCGCGGTTGATCCACGAAGGCCCTGACGACTATGCTAGGCGAGCAGGCGCGGCCCTTGTGGCTCATCGCGACGCCATCGGCTCAATCGCCACGCAGTATTCACGCCTGCGGTACGGTCGAGGCACACCGGAGCGCCATGAAATCCAGCAACTCAAATCCATGATCGACAGGTTGAAATTCTGATGTCACTTCTTGCGCGCATCCGGCGCCTATCGATGGCCACGGCCATCGCCATCCTCCCCGTCACCGCGTTTGCTCAACAAAGTTACGCAGAACACCCGGAGGCCCTTGCATTTGCGCGCAAGATGCACGCTGAGCACGGCTTTGCTCAGGAAGAGGTCATCGCAACCCTTGGGCAGCTCAATCCCGACAACCGGGTCATTCGATTGATTACTCCACCCAAGAAGTCCGGTCGCAAACGCTCGTGGGATCGCTATCGCAGTCAGTTCATCGAACCGATGCGCATCGAGCACGGCGTTGAATTCTGGAACGAAAATGCCGACACGCTCGCGCGTGCCAGTGAGCGTTACGGCGTCCCCGAAGAAGTGATCGTCTCCATCATTGGCGTCGAAACCATCTATGGACGCAACACGGGTCACTTCAACGTCGCCGAGGCCCTCGCGACGCTGGCCTTCGACTATCCGCCGCGCGCAGAGCTGTTTCGCAAGGAGTTGGAAAACCTCTTTTTGCTGGCCCGGGAACAGGGGCGTGATCCCCTGATTTTCGAGGGTTCTTACGCCGGCGCCATGGGATATCCGCAGTTCCTGCCGAGCAGTGTCCGCAACTACGCCGTCGACTTTGACGGCGATGGGCACATCGACCTGGAATCCAGCACGGCAGACGCGATCGGCAGCGTGGCCAACTATCTGGCCGCACACGGCTGGGAGCACGGTGGTCCGGTCGCCATTCGCGCCCATGTCGAATCGGAAACCGCCATCAAGCCGCTCATCGACGCAGGTATCGATCCGGTCTTTTCAGCGGAAGACTTCAGCGCACACGCCGTCCTGCCGCTGGACGACTATCCCGCCGAACAGCGGGCGGCATTGATTGACCTGGAAACGCCGGGGGCGGCAACTGAATACTGGCTGGGATTCCGGAATTTCTACGTGATCACGCGCTACAACCGCAGCAGCTTCTACGCCATGGCGGTGTTCGGTCTGTCACAGGCACTGAGAAACGCCCACACGGAGACGACGGTCAGTGCCGCTGCGATGCGTTAGAGCAGAGCGTCCTTGTGCATGCCACGCCGCTTGAGGATGCGGCGTAACTGACCCAGCGCTTCGAGCTGAATCTGCCTGACGCGCTCGCGCGTAAGGCCCAACTGGCCCGCGAGTTCCTCAAGCGTATAGACCTCGACCTCATCAATGCCGTAGCGGTGGCGAACGACCATTTTCTGCTTGTCGTTCAGCATGTCGATCCATTCGTGGATGAGCTCTTCCACCTCGTGTGTATGGATACTGATCTCGGGCAGGTCGGCATTTTCGTCGCGCAATGACTCGCCAATGGAAAGGGACGGATCGATGTCCAGCGGGGCATCCAGCGACGCCGTGTGCTCATTGAGGGCAAGCATGGCGCGCACGGTCTCTTCGGTTTTTCCGGTCTCCCGGGCAACTTCCTCGATCAGGCGATCCTTGTTGCCTGCCGCCTCGACCTTTCGGCAGGCGCGCAAGACCTGATTGAGCTCCTTGACCACGTGCACCGGCAGGCGAATGGTGCGCGACTGGTTCATGATCGCGCGCTCAATATTCTGGCGGATCCACCAGGTGGCATAGGTGGAAAAACGGAAGCCCCGCTCCGGGTCGAATTTTTCCAGCGCGTGCATCAAGCCCAGATTGCCTTCCTCAACGAGGTCGAGCAGAGGAATACCCCGATTCAGGTAATGCTTGGCGATGTTGACCACGAGGCGCAGGTTGCGCTCGATCATGATCTGGCGGGCCTCGAAGTCACCCTTGCGCACACGTCGCGCCAGCGCGCCCTCTTCCTCTGCAGTCAGCAGCGGATTGGCACCGATATCGTTGAGATAGAGCTGAGTGACGTCGCTGAGGAACTCGCTTTCGAAGGTCTTTGCCGGCGTCCCGCTGAACGCTTCTACTTCTGGCGGCAGATCCGGCGATTGATCGTCAACGTCATCGTTCAAAGCCGGATCGTACATCGCTACATCCCTCTCATCGGTTGGGCAAGTACTTGAGTGGATCAACCGGTTTTCCGCGTCGCCGAATCTCGAAATGCAGCTTCGGCCGATCCGCGTCGGTATCCCCGAGTTCAGCAATCTTCTGACCTTTGGCGACCGATTGCCCCTCTTTGACGAGCAGGGTTCTGTTGTGTGCGTACGCGCTAAGGAAATCGGCGTCGTGCTTGATGATGACGAGTTTTCCATAGCCGCGCAAGCCAGCGCCGGCATAAACCACCCGCCCTGACGAGGAGGCAAGCACATCGTCACCCGGTTTGCCGGCGATATCGATTCCCTTGGTCTTGCCATCGGCAAAATTCGACAGCACCTTTCCACCCGTCGGCCAGATCCAGGGCGTGGACAGGTCAGGCGCAGCCACCGCAGACTCGTTCGCCTGAGGCTCGCTTGGCGTCTCGGCGACAACTGTCTTGCTCTCGTTGGCGGCCTTCCAGGCCTCGTCCGAATAGGCGACAACCCGCCCAACGGGCTCCCGCTTGACTTCAGGCGCCTGAGCAGACGTCGCCGGCGCCGTCGTGACCGGTTCAGTCGTCGCCACAGGGGTCGAACCGATCGTGGGCCCGGAAGGCGACACCGGAGTGACGGTCACGACATTGCCTGAAGGCGGTGCCACGCGAATGCGCTCACCGACCGCCAGCTGGTTCGGATCGGTCATGTTGTTCCAGCCGGCAACCTCTTGCCAGGTATAGCCGAATTTCTGCGCGATGCGATTGAGCGTATCGCCCTTCTCCACCACGTAGTATTCCTGCCGGGCTGGCGCGCCGACGACACCCTGCTCGGCCTGCCCAACCGTGGGCTGGCCCTCTTGTGACACAGGGCGATCCGCCACCGGGGCCGTGTCGGGCGTGGTGCACGCGCCCAGCACCAGTGCCAGGCTTGCCAGAATCAGACGAAGGTTCATTCCTTTCATGTTCACTCGGTACCCGCCAGAAGCGGTACAAATCTTACAGCGTCGAGACGGGTCTCCTTGAAGACGCCCCCCTGACGCTCAACGAGAATCAGCGACTGCTGCCGGTCGCCAACGGGAACCAGCGCGCGCCCGCCGGGCGCCAGCTGGTCCTTCAGTGCCTGAGGCACACCACCAGCCGAGGCCGCCGCCACGATGATGGTGTCGAACGGTGCCGCTTCAGGCAAGCCAAGCATGCCATCAGTGTATTTCAGCCGCACATTGGGCAACCTGAGCTGCCGAAGGTTCTCCCGCGCACGGTCGAGCAGCCCGCGAATGCGCTCGACGGCATAGACATCGGAACACAGGTGCGAAAGCACCGCCGCCTGATACCCGCATCCGGCACCCACTTCAAGCGTCTTGCCCAACTCGCGTCCTGATCGCAGGATCTCGGCCATGCGGGCCACGATGAACGGTTGCGAGATGGTCTGCTGATACCCCAAGGGCAGTGCCGTATCTTCATAGGCACGCGAGGCCAGCGCCTCTTCGACGAACAGGTGACGCGGAACCAGATTGAGCGCCGCCAGTACCTTTTCATCCTTGATGCCGTGCTGCCGCAGGCGTTCCACCATTCGCGCCCGTGCGCGCGTGCGCAGAGCGGCGGTGGCGTTGGGGCTGCGCAACTCGGTCACCGAAGCCACTCCTTCACGTCGATCAACTGGGCACCATGCGTCAGATCAATCTGCAACGGCGTGATTGAAACGTAGCCTTCTTCAACGGCATGGAAATCGGTCCCTTCGCCTGCATCCTGTGCGGCGCCGGCAGGCCCGATCCAGTACAGCGTCTCGTTGCGGGGGGATTTCATACGAATGACCGGTTCGGCCTTGTGCCGGCGCCCCAACCGTGTCACGCGCATCCCCTTGATGGCATCCAGCGGCCGTGCCGGGATGTTGACGTTCAGCAACACGGGCGCATTGAACGGGCGTGCCTTGAACTGTTGCGCGAGCTTCGTGGCGACGTGCGCAGCAGCGGAGAAGTCGTCCGCAGTATGGCTTGCCAGCGAGAAGGCCATGGCGGGCACGCCCAGCAGATATCCTTCAGTCGCCGCGGCCACCGTTCCGGAATAGATCGTGTCATCGCCCATGTTGGCACCGTGATTGATACCGGAGACCACCATGTCGGGCAGCGCGTCCAGCATGCCGGTCACCGCCAGATGCACACAATCGGAGGGCGTGCCGTTCACGTAGTGGAAACCACTGCTGGCGCGTCTCAGCGAGAGCGGCCGATCCAGAGTCAGTGAGTTGCTGGCCCCCGATCGATCGCGTTCTGGTGCCACCACCGTGACATCGCCCACATCTCCCATGGCTTCGGCCAAGGCCTGAAGGCCGGGGGCAAAATAACCGTCATCGTTGCTGATCAGGATACGCACGAGCGCCGCGTCTCTTTTGTCGGAAATTCATCAGGCCGTCAGGCCCAATGCCCCGGCAGAACAGCGCCCGAGTTTAGCACAGGGGTTTGTCCGTACGTTGCGCGCGGTGAGCCACCGAATGAAGGCGCAGACGCGCCTGAGGTGAGTCTCCGAGCCCGCTGTTACCGACCTGCACTACGCACGATGGCAGTGATGATATCCACGTCAGCGTCAGGCGCGACTTCGCGCCTGGGCGCTTGGGACTTCGCGACGGCTTTCGCTTGCTTTTTTGGTTTCGGCGCAACGGCTGGCGGCGAGACAACAGGGTCACTGTTTGCGCCGAGCTGGACTTCCTCCGGCGGCTGTACAACGGACTCCACGACACCAGCATCCTGGTGCTCGACCGGGTCAGCGGAAAGCATGCTCTCGACCGATGTCGCCGGTGCCTGAGGCGCGACATCCCTGATCAATGCAGCTTCGGGTGCCTGTTCAACGAGCGTCGTCTCGATTTCAACCGGTACAGCTGTCGTCACCACGGCGTCAGTCACTGGTGGCACCGGCTCCGTTATGGCGACGACCTCCGGTGACTCCTGGAGGTCGGACGCGACGGTGAGATCGGTGAATTCGGGGGCAAGCTGAAACGCCAGCAACGCGAGTGCAGCGGATGCAACCCCCATGACCAGCAGCGGCTTGCGCAATCGACCGGAACGTGTCCTGCGCTGGCGTGAATCGAGTGATCCGAGAATGCTGACGTTGGACACATCATCCGAGGACGTATCTGCCTGACCGACGAGCGAAGGGGTTGAAGATGAACGGGGTGTGAACGAACTCATGCCGATGGCAACTTTTTATGACAATCAGGAAATCATTTCGCGTAAGATACACCCTTTTCGAAAACGCGATTCGCATTTTTTTGCCTGATTCTTCTGCTGGTTGTCCGATTTGATCCTTCTCGCCATCGCCCTTTATTTCCTGTTGTTCGCCGGCTGCGCAGGGTTGATCATCTTTGCTCCGGCGCGCGTTGCGCTGTCCCGTTCGGCCGGCCGTCTCGCCATCGGTTTGCGTGAAACCGCCAGAACGGGTGTAAACGGGGCGGTCCTGCAGCCAGTACGACTCATCGGTCGCGGCCTGCTGAAGACTTGGGCCTGGTTGGTAGTGCAGAGGAAGACGCTCGGTCTCGTGGCATTGGCCGTCGTCACGCCGTCACTGCTCGTGGCATGGCTGCTGGACAAACCGGTTTTCGACTTCACCGACAACTACGACGCCCCAGATCGCAAGATCGCCATGCTTCTGGCCGGCGAGCAATTGAGCGCGCCACCGCCGCTCGCGCCCGAGATCTTCACCACCCGCGAAGTCGAACTGATCCGCCCCGCCACCGCCTGGGCCAGCCGCGACTGGGCCCTGCTCGACGACGATTTTCGCCAGCGCCTGCTGAGCCTCTTCAAACTCATGCGCGAGGACCATGGTTACGAAATGGTCATCCTCGAAGGCTACAGGAGCCCCGAACGTCAAGCGGCTCTGGCTGCCATGGGCCCTTCCGTCACGCAGGCCGGTCCGGGCATGAGCTACCACCAGCACGGTCTCGCCGCAGACTGCGCCTTCTTGCGCGACGGCAAGCTGGTGATCAGTGAGCAGGACCCATGGGCGATGCGCGGCTACCAGCTGTATGGACAACTCGCCGAGCAACTGGGTCTGACATGGGGCGGGCAATGGCGCATGCGTGATTTCGGCCATGTTGAACTTCGCGTACCCGGCGCGCTCTCCCGGGCTGTCGCCCCCGACTGATCCGACCGTTCCGTCCCTCCCCACCAACGTATTGCCTTCAAAGAGCCCACTATGAGCCGACCCTTCATTCTTCTCGGAGACAAGACCTCTCATGGCGGCACCGTCATCAGTGCCTCGCAAACGAGCGACTGCGATGGAAAAGGCATCGCGCGCGTCGGTGACAAGGTGACCTGCCCGAAAAAAGGCCATGGCCGGATCACCACCATTGCCACCGGCGATCCGACAGCCATCATCGACGGCAAACCTGCAGCGCGCCATGGTGACAAGACGGCATGTGGTGCGACGCTGATCTCCAGCCAGTCACTCACCACTGACTGACCCCGCCGAACTCCATGGTGATGCTCATCGTTCGCTACGCCGCACTGTTCCTGATCACGGGTATCGTGATCTGGGCGCTCGTGCTGGGCTGGTGGCAATCGAATGACCACTCGCCGTCGCCGGGCGAATCCGCCCTGTATTTGCTTGCCCTGCCCATCGCGCTGTTTGGTGGCTTCGTGTTCCTGAATGCGTTCATCAAGAACATGCGAACGCCTTCGGCGCCCCCCCAGACTGCGCCTGAGTCGTCGACGTCAGCCATCGACCCGACCGCACTTGCGAGCGAAGCCGGTCTGCGTCGTCGGCAGCTGGCGGTTCTGGCGAACAGTATCTATGCGCCCGGTTCGGTGGATGCAGCCGGGTTTCTCGATGTGGTGCGGGAGGGGAAGACACCACAGCCAGACAAACAATTGAAAGACGATGACGGCTTCCCGGCCTTCGTCGCCCGAATTGCAGAAGTCGACGATCTGTCGAATGCGGAACATCTGACGTCATACGATGACGTCGCTGAGTGGCCGAACGGCTTCGTCCGCAACATGGCCATTCTTGAGCAGGTGCTGATCGGCATCCTGCCGGACACGCTGAGCTTGATCGACACCGACAAGGCCAGCGACGTCTTTCTGCGTATCGTCTGGATTACCGACGCAAAACTCGACAAGACTCAGCTCGAACGCGCGCACGCCTGGCTGATGACGCATCATTTTTCAGGCATCGCGTCCGGCCGACTCGATCTGGTGATCGAGATGGCGGATGACGACATCGCACTTCCGATGCGGATCAACCAGCTGTGCGATTTGACGCCCGACGCCACGGAAGGCGCCGTCACACTGCTGCTTGCCACAGCATCGAACGTCTCGGAAGTCACGCTGCGCCAGTGGCAGGCTCGAGGGACACTGTTCTTGCCCGATCAGCAAAACGGCCAGATTCCGGGCGAGATGGGTGCCGCTGTGCTGCTTGCCGCACCTTCGCTCGCGACGCAACTGAGCGACGAGAAACCGATCCTCGTCAGCCGCCCGAACGCGCAGGCCCGAGACAAATCGGCAGACGCAGGCGGGCGCATCAGTGCGGACCTGTGTACCCGCCTTTGTGAGGAACTGCTCTCCCTGTTCGAGCGCACTCCGGATCAACTCGGTGCGCTTGTGACCGACAGTGACCATCGTGCATCACGCCAGGCCGAAGCGCTGGGCGTCATCACCGAGGATTTCACCCACATCGAGCCGACGCAGGATTTCCTCGCGCTCGGTACTGCCGCAGGCACGGCACCGCCCGCATCTGCCTTGCTGATGCTGGCGTGTGCCACCGAACTTTCCAGAGAAAAAGATGGGCCCGTGCTGGCATTGAGCGTTCAGCATCCGACCCGACGTGCCGCCATGCTGCTCATGCCTGCACCCGACCCCGTGTCATCGCCTCCTTCAGAATAAGACCCCATGTCCCGTTTGCGATCATTCTTTCTCGACACCCGAACACTGACCTTTCTCGGCCTCGCCGCCCTGATCGGGTTCTTCTTCCTCGGCGCCAGCACACTCCAGCTGGCGCTCACGTGGGCTGCGATCGCCACCGGCGTCATCCTGTTCATCTGGCTTTGCGTATGGGTCTGGCGCCGACGCAAGGCCCGTAAGGCCGCCGCCGCCCTTGATCAGGTGCTGGAAGATCAGGCTGTTCGTGCGGCCTCCGAGGCCGGTGACGAAGACGCCAAAGCCGAAATCGCCGCACTGCGCTCACGCATGCAGGAAGCGGTCAAGACTATCAAATCCTCGAAGCTCGGCCAGCTCTCGGGCAATGCGGCGCTTTACGAGTTGCCCTGGTACATCGTGATCGGCAATCCGGCGGCAGGCAAGAGCTCGGCCGTGGTCAATTCAGGCCTCAAGTTCCCGTTCGCCGATGGTCGCAGCAATATCATCCATGGCATCGGGGGCACCCGGAACTGTGACTGGTTTTTCACCTCCGAGGGCATTCTGCTCGACACCGCCGGACGCTATGCAGTTCATGAAGAAGACCGCAGCGAATGGCTCGGCTTTCTCGATCTGCTCAAGCGGCACCGGAACCGGGCCCCGATCAATGGCGTGATTGTCACTGTCAGCATTGCCGAACTGGTGGGCAACCCCCCTGAATTTGCCATCGAGCTGGCCAAAAACCTGCGTCAGCGGGTTCAGGAGCTCACGGAGCGGCTTGAAGTGTTTGCGCCGGTCTATGTCATGTTCACCAAGGCGGACCTGATCACGGGCTTCAATGATTTCTTCCAGGACGTGGACTGGAACGAACGCGACCGTGTCTGGGGCGCAACACTGCCCTATCAGGTGGAACACCCCATCGACGTGATCGCGCAGTTCGACTCGCACTTCGACGAACTCTACGAAGGTCTGCGCGAGATGAGTGTGGCTCAGATGGCGTTGTCTCGTGGCGGCGCCATGCCGCCGGGTCTGCTTGCCTTCCCGCTGGAGTTCGCCGCCATCAAGCCGGCCTTGCGCGGTTTCATGGCCACCCTTTTCGAAGAAAACCCCTTCCAGTACAAACCCGTTTTCCGCGGCTTCTATTTCACCTCCGCAGTCCAGGAGGGCGAAGCCAGGAGCGCATCAACCCAGCGTGTTGAAGATCGATTCGGCCTGACCGGAGATGGCCCGGCACCGACGCGCATCGCATCGTCCAACGGATTCTTCCTGAAAGACCTGTTCTCCCGGGTCATCTTTGCTGATCGCAATCTGGTCCGCCAATACACCTCGCGACGCAAGACCCAGATGCGCTACGCCGGCTTCGCCCTGTCCGTGCTCTTGCTCGGGTTTGCACTTGCGGGCTGGACCTGGTCTTTCCTCAACAACCAGTCACTCATGGATAACATCCGTGCCGATCTGGACCAGGCGGTCAGCGTTCAGGCCGACCGGATCGATCTTGCCTCACGTCTTGAAGCACTCGACATCCTCCAGGACCGGATCGCGCAGCTCGAACAATTCGAACAGAATCGCCCGCTGGAACTCAGCCTCGGCCTTTACCAGGGCAAGGAGCTGAAACAGAAGTTGCTCGCGGAATATTACGCCGGCGTTCGCAACATCATGCTCAAGCCGGTCAAGGAAAACATCGAGGCCTTCCTTGCCGAGGTCAACCAGCACGCGGACGAACTCAAACCAATGCAACCGGCGGACGCCCGAGACGTTGCTGCACCGTCCGGCACATATTCCAAGGCCTCGGCCACCAAGGTCGAAGACGGATACAACGCCCTCAAGACCTATCTGATGCTTTCCAACCGCGATCATGTGGAGGCAGGTCATCTCTCCGATCAGATCACCCGATTCTGGCGCAGCTGGCTGGAGGCCAATCGCGGCACCCTGCCTCGCGAACGGATGATCCGCAGCGCCGAGCGCATCCTCTCGTTCCACCTGGCACATGCCAACGATCCCGCGTGGCCGACGATCGACACCCAGCTGGCGCTTGTCGACGCCACCCGCGAGAACCTGCGCCGTGTGGTCCAGGGCATGCCTGCGGTCGAACGAGTCTACGCCGACATCAAGGCTCGGGCCTCCACCCGGTTCCCGCCGGTCACCGTCGCGAGTCTGGTGGACGAAAAGGACGCCAAACTCGTGACCGGAGCGCATGCCATCTCGGGCGCGTTCACCGAAGAGGCATGGAAGTCCTACGTGCGCGAAGCCATCAAGGAGGCCGCGACCAACGAACTACAAAGCAGCGACTGGGTGCTCAAGACATCGGTCCAGGACGACCTGACCCTCCAGGGGAGCCCGGAGCAGATCCAGAAGTCCCTCACACGCATGTACAAGGAAGAATACGCGAGCCAGTGGCGTGCCTTCGTCGCTGGGGTCAATGTTGCCCATTTTGCCGACTTCGACGATGCCGCCAACGCCATGAATCGCATCGGCGACCCCCAGGTCTCGCCCGTCGACCGCTTGATCAAGACGATCCACACGCAGACCGTCTGGGATAACCCGTCGGCCGTCAACAAGGGCCTCGAGCGTGCGCAGACCGGATTCATCGAGTGGTTCAAGCGCTCGATCCTGCGCATGCAGCCCAGTCGCGTCCAGGTGGATCTGAACGTCAACAGTGACAAGGCCGGCGTGGCGATGGGCCCCATCGGTGAAGCGTTCTCCGGCATCGCCACCATCACCGCCGAGCGTGACGGTTCGGATTCGATGGAGAGCACCTATCTCAAGCAACTGGGCAAGGTCAGGTCGAGACTCAATCAACTGAAGCTGCAAGGGGACCCGGGCCCCGGGGCCATCCTGTTGATGCGCCAGACCATCGAGGGCAACGGCTCCGAACTGGCCGACACCCTCAGATTCGTCGACGAACAGATGCTCGCCAACACGCCAGACGAACAACGCAAGGTGCTCCGTCCCCTGCTCGTTCGCCCGCTACTTCAAA
Coding sequences within:
- the surE gene encoding 5'/3'-nucleotidase SurE, producing MRILISNDDGYFAPGLQALAEAMGDVGDVTVVAPERDRSGASNSLTLDRPLSLRRASSGFHYVNGTPSDCVHLAVTGMLDALPDMVVSGINHGANMGDDTIYSGTVAAATEGYLLGVPAMAFSLASHTADDFSAAAHVATKLAQQFKARPFNAPVLLNVNIPARPLDAIKGMRVTRLGRRHKAEPVIRMKSPRNETLYWIGPAGAAQDAGEGTDFHAVEEGYVSITPLQIDLTHGAQLIDVKEWLR
- a CDS encoding protein-L-isoaspartate(D-aspartate) O-methyltransferase, yielding MRSPNATAALRTRARARMVERLRQHGIKDEKVLAALNLVPRHLFVEEALASRAYEDTALPLGYQQTISQPFIVARMAEILRSGRELGKTLEVGAGCGYQAAVLSHLCSDVYAVERIRGLLDRARENLRQLRLPNVRLKYTDGMLGLPEAAPFDTIIVAAASAGGVPQALKDQLAPGGRALVPVGDRQQSLILVERQGGVFKETRLDAVRFVPLLAGTE
- a CDS encoding M15 family metallopeptidase produces the protein MSDLILLAIALYFLLFAGCAGLIIFAPARVALSRSAGRLAIGLRETARTGVNGAVLQPVRLIGRGLLKTWAWLVVQRKTLGLVALAVVTPSLLVAWLLDKPVFDFTDNYDAPDRKIAMLLAGEQLSAPPPLAPEIFTTREVELIRPATAWASRDWALLDDDFRQRLLSLFKLMREDHGYEMVILEGYRSPERQAALAAMGPSVTQAGPGMSYHQHGLAADCAFLRDGKLVISEQDPWAMRGYQLYGQLAEQLGLTWGGQWRMRDFGHVELRVPGALSRAVAPD
- a CDS encoding peptidoglycan DD-metalloendopeptidase family protein; the encoded protein is MKGMNLRLILASLALVLGACTTPDTAPVADRPVSQEGQPTVGQAEQGVVGAPARQEYYVVEKGDTLNRIAQKFGYTWQEVAGWNNMTDPNQLAVGERIRVAPPSGNVVTVTPVSPSGPTIGSTPVATTEPVTTAPATSAQAPEVKREPVGRVVAYSDEAWKAANESKTVVAETPSEPQANESAVAAPDLSTPWIWPTGGKVLSNFADGKTKGIDIAGKPGDDVLASSSGRVVYAGAGLRGYGKLVIIKHDADFLSAYAHNRTLLVKEGQSVAKGQKIAELGDTDADRPKLHFEIRRRGKPVDPLKYLPNR
- the rpoS gene encoding RNA polymerase sigma factor RpoS, coding for MYDPALNDDVDDQSPDLPPEVEAFSGTPAKTFESEFLSDVTQLYLNDIGANPLLTAEEEGALARRVRKGDFEARQIMIERNLRLVVNIAKHYLNRGIPLLDLVEEGNLGLMHALEKFDPERGFRFSTYATWWIRQNIERAIMNQSRTIRLPVHVVKELNQVLRACRKVEAAGNKDRLIEEVARETGKTEETVRAMLALNEHTASLDAPLDIDPSLSIGESLRDENADLPEISIHTHEVEELIHEWIDMLNDKQKMVVRHRYGIDEVEVYTLEELAGQLGLTRERVRQIQLEALGQLRRILKRRGMHKDALL
- a CDS encoding transglutaminase TgpA family protein; amino-acid sequence: MNAAPADTRAFWWMLLTAAMSTLPHLPYIASWLGGGTVIILAWQAWRIHRRIDAPRWYITTPLAIGAGVAVVITYQTLLGKQAGIALLVVLLSLKLLESRSPRDLRVCIFLAMFLQLGLFLDTESALTAAIAVLSALSAIATLISLSGLRSPQRTLKLAGTMVLQSVPFMLLLFFLFPRIPGPLWGLPEDAFAARTGLSDSMSPGSISELIQSGAVAFRVKFDESPPPRHQLYWRGPVLTNFDGRRWTPVKTGDATAPEYAVAGTPYRYTMTLEAHDKPWLLALDYPGPGVQNARYATDYRLLDSKRIQQRTRYTAESYPESRVGLNESQSTLVVALTLPPERNPRTVELARTLRASHESPEATLNAALSWMRTAGLNYTLRPPTLGLNTADEFLFDTKRGFCEHFASSFVILMRAAGIPARVVTGYQGGELNAYDGHLVVRQSDAHAWSEVWLEGRGWLRVDPTAQSHPARLDDGLAAALGANDAIPLFIRPDMQWLRDLRQRWDFVNNAWNQWVLGYDQARQQDFLSRLGLEKGNWPQLAGVLLGMSALIMLTLLWWAHRTQRESDPLLRQWARFEHKLRRAGVPRLIHEGPDDYARRAGAALVAHRDAIGSIATQYSRLRYGRGTPERHEIQQLKSMIDRLKF
- the mltB gene encoding lytic murein transglycosylase B, whose amino-acid sequence is MSLLARIRRLSMATAIAILPVTAFAQQSYAEHPEALAFARKMHAEHGFAQEEVIATLGQLNPDNRVIRLITPPKKSGRKRSWDRYRSQFIEPMRIEHGVEFWNENADTLARASERYGVPEEVIVSIIGVETIYGRNTGHFNVAEALATLAFDYPPRAELFRKELENLFLLAREQGRDPLIFEGSYAGAMGYPQFLPSSVRNYAVDFDGDGHIDLESSTADAIGSVANYLAAHGWEHGGPVAIRAHVESETAIKPLIDAGIDPVFSAEDFSAHAVLPLDDYPAEQRAALIDLETPGAATEYWLGFRNFYVITRYNRSSFYAMAVFGLSQALRNAHTETTVSAAAMR
- a CDS encoding PAAR domain-containing protein gives rise to the protein MSRPFILLGDKTSHGGTVISASQTSDCDGKGIARVGDKVTCPKKGHGRITTIATGDPTAIIDGKPAARHGDKTACGATLISSQSLTTD